From the genome of Stigmatella aurantiaca, one region includes:
- a CDS encoding HipA domain-containing protein, translating into MSPQGYIGRGFTARHPELELPHRITDWTSGHMLLALAQRGEDCTGDLIIGNASLDRFLAHKALPASRSDYPQIAQAALSGQPGSSAGGEHPKFATYAEGRHVIVKFAGGDDSAATQRWKDLLVCERYALDAVRAAGFPAAQAQTVDAGTYRFLEVTRFDRVGLRGRKALLSLRAIDNKYFGYQDSWTQAALRLLAGQHLPAEDARMMRWLDTFGQLIGNTDRHFGNLSFFVEGHLKFRLAPVYDMLPMVFAPHGTALVERPFVPAPPSASTLDVWGRAARCAREYWGTLASSSELSSAFRKRCAQAGDAVAHLLHESPV; encoded by the coding sequence ATGTCTCCCCAGGGGTACATCGGCCGGGGCTTCACGGCGCGCCACCCGGAGTTGGAGCTTCCCCACCGCATCACGGACTGGACCAGCGGCCACATGCTCCTGGCGTTGGCCCAAAGAGGAGAGGACTGCACCGGCGACCTCATTATTGGCAACGCGTCCCTCGACCGGTTTCTCGCGCACAAGGCGCTTCCGGCATCCCGAAGTGACTATCCCCAGATCGCACAAGCCGCCCTCTCGGGGCAGCCCGGCTCTTCAGCGGGAGGAGAACACCCCAAGTTCGCGACCTACGCGGAGGGACGGCACGTCATCGTGAAGTTCGCCGGGGGCGACGACAGTGCAGCCACCCAACGATGGAAGGACTTGCTTGTCTGTGAGCGCTACGCGCTGGACGCGGTTCGTGCCGCAGGATTCCCAGCCGCCCAGGCACAGACCGTCGATGCCGGGACCTACCGCTTCCTGGAAGTCACCCGCTTCGACCGCGTGGGCCTGCGTGGGCGCAAGGCCTTGCTGTCTTTACGGGCCATCGACAACAAGTACTTCGGCTACCAGGACTCCTGGACGCAGGCGGCGCTGAGGCTTCTGGCGGGCCAGCACCTCCCTGCCGAGGATGCACGAATGATGCGATGGCTGGACACCTTCGGGCAGCTCATCGGCAACACCGACCGGCACTTCGGCAATCTCTCCTTCTTCGTGGAGGGACACCTGAAGTTCCGGCTCGCGCCTGTCTACGACATGCTGCCCATGGTCTTCGCGCCCCATGGGACAGCCCTCGTCGAGCGTCCGTTCGTTCCTGCCCCTCCGTCGGCCAGCACGCTCGACGTCTGGGGACGCGCCGCACGCTGTGCACGGGAGTATTGGGGCACGCTCGCGTCCTCCTCCGAGCTGAGCAGCGCGTTCCGGAAACGGTGCGCTCAGGCGGGCGATGCCGTCGCCCACCTCCTCCACGAGTCTCCTGTGTGA
- a CDS encoding flavin monoamine oxidase family protein, with protein MARTHLMSLVLNALRTARRANAAGVPVAEYAAMQHERSRFNRRSFLHLSAGAAGAATLAACGEDGNPSPQDVVIVGGGTAGLHCAYRLKRLGVEAQVYEASKRVGGRMFTARDVFPEGQTCELGGELIDTGHVTLHDLSEELDIELVDFAQEDPALSRLVAQFDGNQLTDAQILEGFAPIAERIDAALTVLEDPEEYITYRTPNGAQGLDQLSLRAWMDAEGIPASDPVRKLIELAYVGEFGMETDVCNSLNLLTFISTDTTRFELFGESDERYRAKEGNDLFPRRLAERLAPGQIHLEHRLRALKTLSDGRYQLTFDGAGGTREVKADHVVLALPFTVLRDVDLQVAMPAVKRKAIQELGYGTNAKLMVGFSARPWRDTYQSDGSTYTDVGYMQTWETSRQQPGSSGIITNFTGGQKGIDVGAGTPQEQAAAFLAGFNEVFPGVRESANGAVARMHWPSYEFMRGSYSAYKVGQFTTISGAEIERVGNLHFCGEHTSLDAQGFMEGAALTGAMAAAEVAGDLGLHVEEAMGPGARIMSRAQAARVHGRWLDAARRAAKRRAG; from the coding sequence ATGGCCCGTACCCATTTGATGAGCCTGGTCCTGAATGCATTGCGTACTGCCCGGAGGGCGAACGCCGCCGGGGTGCCGGTGGCCGAGTACGCTGCGATGCAGCATGAGCGCTCCCGATTCAACCGCCGCTCTTTCCTGCACCTCTCCGCGGGGGCGGCCGGGGCCGCCACGCTCGCGGCCTGTGGCGAGGATGGCAATCCCTCTCCGCAAGACGTGGTCATCGTCGGCGGCGGGACGGCGGGCCTGCACTGCGCGTACCGGCTGAAGCGGCTGGGCGTCGAGGCCCAGGTGTACGAGGCCTCGAAGCGCGTGGGCGGCCGCATGTTCACCGCGCGCGATGTGTTCCCGGAGGGGCAGACCTGCGAGCTGGGCGGCGAGCTCATCGACACGGGCCACGTCACGCTGCACGACCTGTCCGAGGAGCTGGACATCGAGCTGGTGGACTTCGCGCAGGAGGACCCGGCGCTGTCCCGGCTGGTGGCCCAGTTCGATGGGAACCAGCTCACCGACGCGCAGATCCTCGAGGGGTTCGCGCCCATCGCGGAGCGCATCGACGCGGCCCTGACGGTGCTGGAGGATCCGGAGGAGTACATCACCTACCGGACGCCCAACGGGGCGCAGGGGCTGGACCAGCTCTCGCTGCGGGCATGGATGGATGCGGAGGGCATTCCCGCGTCGGATCCGGTGCGCAAGCTCATCGAGCTGGCCTACGTGGGCGAGTTCGGCATGGAGACGGATGTCTGCAACAGCCTGAACCTGCTGACGTTCATCTCCACGGACACCACGCGCTTCGAGCTGTTCGGAGAGTCGGACGAGCGCTACCGCGCGAAGGAGGGCAATGATCTCTTCCCGCGGCGGCTGGCGGAGCGGCTGGCGCCGGGGCAGATCCACCTGGAGCACCGGCTGCGTGCGCTGAAGACGCTCTCGGATGGGCGCTACCAGCTGACGTTCGACGGCGCGGGGGGCACGCGGGAGGTGAAGGCGGACCACGTGGTGCTGGCCCTGCCCTTCACGGTGCTGCGGGACGTGGACCTGCAGGTGGCGATGCCGGCGGTGAAGCGCAAGGCCATCCAGGAGCTGGGCTATGGCACCAACGCGAAGCTGATGGTGGGCTTCTCCGCGCGGCCGTGGCGGGACACGTACCAGTCCGATGGCAGCACGTACACGGACGTGGGCTACATGCAGACGTGGGAGACGAGCCGGCAGCAGCCGGGGAGCTCGGGCATCATCACCAACTTCACGGGAGGCCAGAAAGGAATCGACGTGGGGGCGGGGACGCCGCAGGAGCAGGCTGCGGCCTTCCTGGCGGGGTTCAATGAGGTGTTCCCGGGCGTGAGGGAGTCGGCCAACGGGGCGGTGGCGCGGATGCACTGGCCGAGCTACGAGTTCATGCGGGGCAGTTACTCGGCTTACAAGGTCGGCCAGTTCACGACGATCTCAGGCGCGGAGATCGAACGGGTGGGCAACCTGCACTTCTGCGGCGAGCACACCAGCCTGGATGCGCAGGGCTTCATGGAGGGGGCGGCCCTCACCGGCGCGATGGCGGCGGCGGAAGTGGCGGGGGACCTGGGGCTCCACGTGGAGGAGGCGATGGGGCCGGGGGCCCGCATCATGTCGCGGGCGCAGGCGGCGCGGGTACACGGGCGCTGGCTGGACGCGGCCCGCCGCGCCGCGAAGCGCCGCGCGGGCTGA
- a CDS encoding DUF5953 family protein: MTTHNSLILIVYAPAFMGDDSRPLAVVHGIERALPRVRLEWELSQAGRPIALPQRDRWLAEASARGKLPLLCNGDESYPVTVTGWGRPARQSAGGQPQFEVHAELPLDVASIAAAADVLEGVAEGARALWGHATPHSAAVEIARQTRDPVRKPGVPPRGLPALGFPDKFRSPAIPHCLGWLNYWSAAAAQGIGFPDPARDADLLSQARRTATGGWVVRLTETPLDLDIPAHLEALVRAYERFPEIGGRVTPA, translated from the coding sequence ATGACCACTCACAATTCCCTCATCCTCATCGTCTACGCGCCAGCGTTCATGGGTGATGACAGCCGCCCGCTCGCTGTCGTCCACGGAATCGAACGGGCGCTCCCCAGGGTGCGCTTGGAGTGGGAGCTATCACAGGCAGGGCGGCCCATCGCGTTGCCACAACGCGATAGGTGGCTCGCGGAGGCGAGCGCGCGCGGGAAGCTCCCGCTGCTGTGCAACGGCGACGAGAGTTACCCCGTGACGGTGACAGGGTGGGGAAGACCTGCGCGCCAAAGCGCAGGCGGCCAGCCCCAATTTGAAGTCCACGCAGAGCTGCCGCTGGATGTGGCCAGCATCGCGGCGGCGGCGGATGTGCTGGAAGGCGTGGCGGAAGGCGCACGCGCGCTCTGGGGGCATGCGACGCCGCACAGCGCGGCCGTAGAGATTGCGAGGCAGACGAGAGATCCGGTGCGTAAGCCGGGGGTTCCACCACGGGGGCTACCAGCGCTCGGTTTCCCAGATAAGTTCCGCTCGCCTGCGATTCCGCATTGCCTGGGGTGGCTGAACTACTGGTCGGCCGCCGCCGCACAAGGCATCGGGTTCCCAGACCCTGCCCGCGATGCGGACTTGCTCTCTCAGGCGCGGCGCACTGCGACAGGCGGGTGGGTCGTTCGGCTCACAGAGACGCCGCTCGATCTCGACATCCCCGCGCACCTAGAGGCGCTCGTGCGCGCGTATGAACGTTTCCCGGAGATTGGCGGGCGTGTGACTCCTGCCTGA
- a CDS encoding McrC family protein: MTPWVLTEWEWAELPLSAEDVLAAQSHLGSALSAEPSAGGFRLRAHGVAGMVALPGGALHLRSQVPSLHLLALADYAAKGLTWGEDLVGMAGTQELLPLLGSLYVRRVERLARGGWVHGYQEEEAEQPVLRGRWRVDRDIARPPTHRHRLTCRFDDFTRDVAPNRVLLAALRVLERASLFGPAVSARASALAATLDGVHAQAEVRAAQKVIASDRRFAAYGPAVGLAHILIESTGVQAMQGPHPLASFVVRLAPLFEAAVTRALVQVAATRGVTCHVQRALTLDAEGRLTLIPDVVIERGDARLVIDAKYKLPAEGLPPAEDFQQLVTYLACVGTHQGSLVLPALGAVPEETTLTLSTFGRPSQVRVVKVPLGGRATTVGAALEAAAERLVSWLASPVRPGIYSPGRHISAQSSLSSST; this comes from the coding sequence ATGACGCCGTGGGTGCTCACCGAGTGGGAGTGGGCCGAGCTGCCGCTCTCCGCCGAGGATGTCCTCGCCGCGCAGTCGCACCTGGGCTCCGCGCTCTCGGCCGAGCCCTCCGCGGGAGGCTTCCGCCTGCGGGCGCACGGGGTGGCGGGGATGGTGGCGCTTCCGGGCGGGGCGCTGCACCTGCGGTCCCAGGTGCCCTCGCTGCACCTGCTCGCGCTGGCGGACTATGCGGCAAAGGGCCTGACCTGGGGCGAGGACCTCGTGGGAATGGCCGGGACGCAGGAGCTGCTGCCGCTGCTGGGCTCGCTCTACGTGCGCCGCGTGGAGCGGCTGGCGCGCGGCGGGTGGGTGCACGGCTACCAAGAGGAGGAGGCGGAGCAGCCCGTCCTCCGGGGGCGCTGGCGGGTGGACCGGGACATCGCCCGGCCGCCCACGCACCGTCACCGGCTCACGTGCCGGTTCGATGACTTCACCCGGGACGTGGCGCCCAACCGCGTGCTGCTCGCGGCGCTGCGGGTGCTGGAGCGGGCCAGCCTCTTCGGCCCGGCGGTGTCGGCTCGCGCCAGCGCCCTGGCGGCCACGCTGGACGGGGTGCACGCCCAGGCGGAGGTCCGGGCCGCGCAGAAGGTCATTGCGTCGGATCGCCGCTTCGCCGCGTACGGACCCGCCGTGGGGCTCGCCCACATCCTGATCGAGAGCACCGGCGTACAGGCCATGCAGGGGCCGCATCCCCTCGCGTCGTTCGTGGTCCGCTTGGCGCCCCTGTTCGAGGCAGCGGTCACCCGGGCCCTGGTGCAGGTGGCGGCGACGCGCGGGGTGACGTGCCATGTGCAGCGTGCCCTCACGTTGGACGCGGAGGGACGGCTCACCCTCATCCCGGACGTCGTCATCGAGCGGGGGGACGCGCGTCTGGTCATCGATGCCAAGTACAAGCTGCCCGCGGAGGGGCTGCCGCCCGCGGAGGACTTCCAGCAACTCGTCACCTATCTGGCATGTGTGGGAACCCACCAGGGCTCTCTGGTCCTGCCCGCCCTCGGGGCGGTCCCGGAAGAGACCACCCTGACCCTGTCGACCTTCGGCCGGCCGAGCCAGGTGCGCGTGGTGAAGGTTCCCCTGGGGGGCCGCGCCACCACAGTGGGGGCGGCGTTGGAAGCCGCCGCTGAACGCCTCGTGTCGTGGTTGGCCAGTCCGGTTCGCCCAGGTATCTATTCACCTGGCCGCCACATTTCGGCCCAAAGTTCCCTCTCTTCAAGCACTTAG
- a CDS encoding AAA family ATPase, whose translation MNVLPPLPELIAQFLQRFIHQPAGQDHLARYATEAAFLRAAFEDICRRADAGEDVTERVLMKLLPHRDTPYNRQRGAWTTLWALINREIQPWFQSVGWVPDAASWRDIASHLLRLLRTLERGPQAAALEAFAASPLSRGFRSGFLSPALHALRPDLYLPVNARSRRTAHFCLALWGESREVSVGLEHYLEATATLRFVQERLKPLGIQDAHHFDAFCHWLCDRKLGGYLARRKVEELEEAPGDEAGGEPDEEVGAWVVRNMLSKRNFRAEIRRGRRSTWSALQRGSREWLRDAEPGDLVFLYQASPVREVLGLGKLASEPVPVGEETRFEVEFLTDVLPQPIPLAAIQAHSTLSGMMMASPRSGMVLPIRADELPHLARLIRDRNPEVQEVLAPYLPAESLLPESRAPRVLDLAAWVEEWRRTSGFPDEADLREASQREAWARMLSPEELGTLAPEDFRPVYQLGVLGSTGPLPALNRFFLEASEEQLGHFRATLREVLHGEGRLEQRLDRALDKDSPTAVKGLSEAALMKCLAVVQPGRFLGIHCYEGDTGKARMMALLGLPPLPGSLPAGTRAVRANDALREALAQHVTGTADLPAPQAMRRFLYWLKARWDQQPPPKALDPAERFLHTTSLRRERLEELCALLEHRRQLILYGPPGTGKTFIARELARYQAGAEGRCERVQFHPAYSYEDFVEGLRPQVDSQAPGGLRYEYRPGILKSLAARAQASPTERFVLLIDEINRAALPRVFGELLYLLEYREERVRLSGSGDFFELPSNLYLIGTMNSADRSIAQIDVALRRRFHFVRMDPDTEVLRRNLLKWDVAPDVCDWAVQGLEAVNARIARSPGREFCIGHSFFMDKDLDPGRVERIWRHDIAPMLEDCFYDSPQVVPELRALFDAARPGPVDMSE comes from the coding sequence GTGAACGTCCTGCCGCCCCTGCCCGAGCTGATCGCCCAGTTCCTCCAGCGCTTCATCCACCAGCCCGCCGGGCAGGACCACCTGGCCCGCTACGCCACGGAGGCGGCCTTCCTCCGGGCGGCCTTCGAGGACATCTGCCGGCGCGCGGATGCCGGGGAGGACGTGACGGAGCGGGTGCTGATGAAGCTCCTGCCCCACCGCGACACCCCCTACAACCGCCAGCGCGGCGCCTGGACGACGCTCTGGGCCCTCATCAACCGGGAGATTCAGCCCTGGTTCCAGAGCGTGGGCTGGGTGCCGGACGCGGCCTCGTGGCGGGACATCGCCAGCCACCTGCTGCGCCTGCTGCGCACCCTGGAGCGAGGCCCTCAGGCCGCGGCCCTGGAGGCCTTCGCCGCCTCGCCCCTGTCGCGGGGCTTCCGCTCGGGGTTCCTCAGCCCCGCGCTGCACGCGCTGCGGCCGGACCTGTACCTGCCCGTCAACGCGCGGAGCCGGCGCACGGCCCACTTCTGCCTGGCGCTGTGGGGCGAGTCCCGCGAGGTGAGCGTGGGCCTGGAGCACTACCTGGAGGCCACCGCCACGCTGCGCTTCGTGCAGGAGCGCCTCAAGCCTCTGGGCATCCAGGACGCCCACCACTTCGATGCCTTCTGCCACTGGCTGTGCGACCGGAAGCTGGGCGGCTACCTCGCCCGCCGCAAGGTGGAGGAGCTGGAGGAGGCCCCGGGCGATGAGGCGGGCGGCGAGCCCGACGAGGAGGTGGGCGCCTGGGTCGTCCGCAACATGCTCTCCAAGCGCAACTTCCGCGCGGAGATCCGCCGGGGCCGGCGCAGCACGTGGAGCGCGCTCCAGCGCGGCTCGCGCGAGTGGCTCCGGGATGCCGAGCCGGGGGACCTCGTCTTCCTCTACCAGGCCAGCCCCGTGCGGGAGGTGCTGGGGTTGGGGAAGCTGGCCTCCGAGCCCGTCCCGGTGGGCGAGGAGACGCGCTTCGAGGTGGAGTTCCTCACGGACGTGCTGCCGCAGCCCATTCCGCTGGCCGCCATCCAGGCGCACTCGACGCTGTCCGGGATGATGATGGCCTCGCCCCGCAGCGGCATGGTGCTGCCCATCCGCGCCGACGAGCTGCCCCACCTGGCCCGGCTCATCCGCGACCGCAACCCCGAGGTCCAGGAGGTGCTCGCCCCGTACCTCCCCGCCGAGTCCCTGCTCCCCGAGTCCCGCGCCCCGCGCGTGTTAGACTTGGCGGCCTGGGTGGAGGAGTGGCGCCGCACCTCCGGCTTTCCGGACGAGGCGGACCTCCGGGAGGCCTCCCAGCGCGAGGCCTGGGCGCGGATGCTCTCCCCGGAGGAGCTCGGCACGCTCGCCCCGGAGGACTTCCGGCCCGTGTACCAGCTGGGCGTGCTGGGCTCGACCGGGCCCCTGCCCGCGCTCAACCGCTTCTTCCTGGAGGCCAGCGAGGAGCAGCTGGGCCACTTCCGGGCCACGCTGCGCGAGGTGCTGCACGGCGAGGGCCGGCTGGAGCAGCGGCTCGACCGCGCGCTCGACAAGGACTCGCCCACCGCCGTGAAGGGCCTGAGCGAGGCGGCGCTCATGAAGTGCCTGGCCGTGGTGCAGCCCGGGCGCTTCCTGGGCATTCACTGCTACGAGGGCGACACCGGGAAGGCGCGGATGATGGCGCTGCTCGGGCTGCCGCCGCTGCCGGGTTCACTCCCGGCGGGCACCCGGGCCGTGCGCGCCAACGATGCGCTGCGCGAGGCGCTGGCACAGCACGTCACGGGGACGGCGGACCTGCCCGCGCCCCAGGCCATGCGGCGTTTTCTCTACTGGCTCAAGGCGCGGTGGGATCAACAGCCGCCGCCCAAGGCGTTGGATCCGGCGGAGCGATTCCTGCACACCACCTCGCTGCGGCGGGAGCGGCTGGAGGAGCTGTGCGCGCTCTTGGAGCACCGGCGCCAGCTCATCCTCTATGGCCCTCCGGGCACGGGGAAGACGTTCATCGCCCGCGAGCTGGCCCGGTACCAGGCGGGCGCCGAGGGCCGCTGCGAGCGCGTCCAGTTCCACCCGGCTTATTCCTACGAGGACTTCGTGGAGGGCTTGCGGCCCCAGGTGGACTCCCAGGCGCCGGGCGGGCTGCGCTACGAGTACCGCCCCGGCATCCTCAAGTCCCTGGCGGCGCGGGCCCAGGCCTCGCCCACCGAGCGCTTCGTGCTGCTCATCGATGAAATCAATCGCGCGGCGCTCCCCCGGGTCTTCGGCGAGCTGCTCTACCTGTTGGAGTACCGGGAGGAGCGCGTGCGGCTGTCGGGCTCCGGGGACTTCTTCGAGCTGCCCTCCAACCTGTACCTCATCGGCACGATGAACAGCGCGGACCGCTCCATCGCGCAGATCGACGTGGCGCTGCGCCGCCGGTTCCACTTCGTGCGGATGGATCCGGACACGGAGGTGCTGCGGCGCAACCTGCTCAAGTGGGACGTGGCGCCGGATGTCTGTGATTGGGCCGTGCAGGGGCTGGAGGCGGTGAACGCCCGCATCGCACGCTCGCCGGGCCGCGAGTTCTGCATTGGCCACTCGTTCTTCATGGACAAGGACCTGGACCCTGGGCGTGTCGAACGCATCTGGCGCCATGACATCGCCCCGATGCTGGAGGACTGCTTCTACGACTCCCCGCAGGTGGTGCCGGAGCTGCGGGCGCTGTTCGACGCGGCGCGCCCCGGCCCCGTGGACATGTCGGAATGA
- a CDS encoding DUF4241 domain-containing protein: MRHRLSPAVAAPSPSVNPRRNDLLAAFDGRQVLLDHGRPVRVSTHHAGTLVLTSGRVVACHPLCLPPHPVPKAHLMVLLALNHREPFTRTVAPGRYPVLLSVLHTGRAGSAEASESIAMAMVRFEDTRPVRWELASRGEQAAQVLPPAPPQGHTAEPDVLAFLDADTVERASQTAPAFFNPASPSAPSWSSTSLTVDEASGANVIVFSPGRCTLPPRYPRAQSSWWGLAEDGRPVCLVTDFQHLDLTRPEFPDNPEARRARVRELVEQLRHPDAEARARALREVGGYDGDAQEAMAPLLAFILAPGSSPSEREYAAVAIARICAAAPEQVGLLAQAMRPPTQGEPLAVLLRAAAGIGLCHKTPGLLQSVAEHLLDVLLPRLAEDGHTIHGAIMGLIWDLDDQRPEAQALFVRLLDTALPELRVAAAARLYRSPVRAFQEAAMETLAGILHDTALDTEFHLAAVNSLSAFPQLSPPARMALWHAASSAQPLLAWYARDLLRQQA, encoded by the coding sequence ATGAGACACCGCCTTTCACCAGCGGTTGCAGCGCCCTCGCCGAGCGTCAATCCCCGCCGGAATGATTTGCTGGCAGCGTTCGACGGCAGGCAAGTCTTGCTGGATCATGGCAGACCTGTCCGGGTTTCCACGCACCACGCGGGGACCCTGGTTCTGACCAGCGGCCGGGTGGTGGCCTGCCACCCCCTGTGCCTGCCGCCGCACCCCGTGCCCAAGGCGCACCTGATGGTGCTGCTCGCGCTGAACCACCGCGAGCCCTTCACCCGCACCGTGGCGCCCGGCCGCTACCCCGTGCTCCTCAGCGTGCTGCACACCGGCCGCGCGGGCTCGGCGGAGGCCAGCGAGTCCATCGCCATGGCCATGGTGCGCTTCGAGGACACCCGCCCCGTGCGGTGGGAGCTGGCCTCCCGGGGGGAGCAAGCGGCCCAGGTGCTGCCCCCTGCGCCGCCTCAGGGCCACACGGCCGAGCCCGACGTGCTGGCCTTCCTCGATGCGGACACGGTGGAGCGGGCCTCGCAGACCGCGCCCGCCTTCTTCAACCCGGCGTCCCCTTCCGCCCCCTCCTGGTCCAGCACCTCGCTGACGGTGGACGAGGCCTCCGGGGCCAACGTCATCGTCTTCTCGCCGGGCCGGTGCACCCTGCCCCCGCGCTACCCCCGGGCCCAGTCCTCGTGGTGGGGGCTGGCCGAGGACGGCCGGCCCGTGTGCCTCGTCACCGACTTCCAGCACCTGGACCTGACGCGGCCCGAGTTCCCCGACAACCCTGAAGCCCGGCGCGCCCGGGTGCGCGAGCTGGTGGAGCAGCTGCGCCACCCGGACGCCGAGGCCCGGGCGCGGGCGCTGCGGGAGGTGGGGGGCTATGACGGGGACGCGCAGGAGGCCATGGCGCCCCTGCTCGCGTTCATCCTCGCGCCCGGCAGCAGCCCCTCCGAGCGGGAGTATGCCGCGGTGGCCATCGCGCGGATCTGCGCCGCGGCGCCGGAGCAGGTGGGGCTGCTGGCCCAGGCGATGCGCCCGCCCACGCAGGGCGAGCCCCTGGCCGTGTTGCTGCGGGCCGCTGCGGGCATTGGCCTGTGCCACAAGACCCCCGGGCTGCTCCAGTCCGTCGCGGAGCATCTCCTCGATGTCCTGCTGCCCCGGCTGGCCGAGGACGGCCACACCATCCACGGCGCCATCATGGGGCTCATCTGGGACCTGGACGACCAGCGGCCCGAGGCCCAGGCCCTGTTCGTGCGCCTGCTGGACACGGCGCTCCCGGAGCTGCGCGTGGCGGCGGCGGCGCGGCTCTACCGCTCGCCCGTGAGGGCCTTCCAGGAGGCGGCCATGGAGACGCTGGCGGGCATCCTCCATGACACCGCCCTCGACACGGAGTTCCACCTGGCGGCGGTCAACTCCCTGAGCGCCTTTCCCCAGCTCTCGCCCCCGGCCCGCATGGCGCTGTGGCACGCGGCCTCCAGCGCCCAGCCGCTGCTGGCGTGGTACGCGCGGGACTTGCTGCGCCAGCAGGCCTGA
- a CDS encoding MDR family MFS transporter: MRTTHRPLTTLALVLSIFMAALEMTVVSTAMPTVVSELGGLQSYAWVFTGYMLASTITVPIFGKLADLYGRKPVLLVGIGLFLLGSIASGLATSMGMLIAFRVLQGLGAGAMQPVSLTIVGDIYTLEQRAKVQGAFSAVWGMAGLLGPLTGGLIVKYLSWHWIFFINVPVGLGAMALLVVFFHEQVQRKPQRLDFVGAALLGAGVVALLFGVQGVGRNLLALPLGLLLLVAFVWVERRVPAPVIPMSLFSIPVIAISSVAGALFSAAMFGATTYVPLYVQGVLGGSPTEAGGMITPMIVGWPLASLVAGRLLLRTGPRPLIVVGLGLSVVGTGLMALLLRPGAPLVIPGLAMMLFGIGLGFTTTSMLIAVQTSVGWELRGVATASNMFFRTIGGSLGVGLMGGVMVAQLMKDASVPVSAANALLGPEHGQGLSPELLKTLSGALGTGLTINFWIISACTLAAFLVGLFFPKGGKGPGTAPPAAGVPMAH; encoded by the coding sequence ATGCGAACCACCCACCGACCCCTGACCACGCTGGCGCTCGTCCTGAGCATCTTCATGGCGGCCCTGGAGATGACCGTCGTCTCCACCGCCATGCCCACGGTGGTCAGTGAGCTGGGGGGGCTGCAGAGCTACGCCTGGGTGTTCACCGGGTACATGCTCGCCTCCACCATCACCGTGCCCATCTTCGGGAAGCTGGCGGACCTGTACGGGCGCAAGCCCGTCCTGCTGGTGGGCATCGGCCTGTTCCTCCTGGGCTCCATCGCCAGTGGCCTGGCCACGTCGATGGGCATGCTCATCGCCTTCCGGGTCCTCCAGGGCCTGGGGGCGGGCGCGATGCAGCCCGTGTCGCTCACCATCGTGGGGGACATCTACACCCTGGAGCAGCGGGCCAAGGTGCAGGGGGCGTTCAGCGCCGTGTGGGGCATGGCGGGGCTGCTGGGGCCGCTCACCGGCGGCCTCATCGTGAAGTACCTGAGCTGGCACTGGATCTTCTTCATCAACGTCCCGGTGGGGCTGGGCGCGATGGCGCTCTTGGTGGTCTTCTTCCACGAGCAGGTGCAGCGCAAGCCGCAGCGGCTGGACTTCGTGGGCGCGGCGCTGCTCGGCGCGGGCGTGGTGGCGCTGCTGTTCGGCGTGCAGGGCGTGGGGCGCAACCTGCTGGCGCTTCCCCTGGGGCTGCTCCTGCTGGTGGCCTTCGTGTGGGTGGAGCGCCGGGTGCCCGCTCCGGTCATCCCGATGAGCCTGTTCTCGATTCCCGTCATCGCCATCTCCTCGGTGGCGGGCGCGCTCTTCTCGGCGGCGATGTTCGGGGCGACCACCTACGTGCCGCTGTACGTGCAAGGGGTGCTGGGCGGCTCGCCCACGGAGGCCGGCGGGATGATTACCCCCATGATTGTCGGCTGGCCGCTGGCGAGCCTCGTGGCGGGAAGGTTGCTGCTGCGCACCGGGCCCCGTCCGCTCATCGTCGTGGGGCTGGGGCTGAGCGTGGTGGGCACGGGGCTGATGGCGCTCTTGCTCAGGCCGGGCGCGCCCCTGGTGATTCCCGGGCTGGCGATGATGCTGTTCGGCATTGGCCTGGGGTTCACCACCACGTCGATGCTCATCGCGGTGCAGACCAGCGTGGGGTGGGAGCTGCGCGGGGTGGCCACCGCCAGCAACATGTTCTTCCGCACCATCGGCGGCTCGCTGGGCGTCGGGCTGATGGGCGGGGTGATGGTGGCGCAGCTCATGAAGGACGCGAGCGTGCCGGTCTCCGCCGCCAACGCGCTGCTCGGCCCCGAGCATGGCCAGGGGCTGTCCCCGGAGCTGCTGAAGACCTTGAGCGGCGCGCTCGGCACGGGGCTGACCATCAACTTCTGGATCATCAGCGCCTGTACCCTCGCGGCCTTCCTCGTGGGGCTCTTCTTCCCCAAGGGCGGCAAGGGGCCGGGCACGGCGCCCCCCGCGGCCGGCGTGCCCATGGCGCACTGA
- a CDS encoding DUF6310 domain-containing protein — translation MTTERRRPECEPIPVPHAGEDPSHNECADKFPPNRYPGNDVLVDGKRFDALQVGVRVLWEIKTHRFDTYNAFIRRQTILEQVPLLQEERDKAEACGYGFVVGVSTEEHKAALEVEDRLLNIVVTGCKR, via the coding sequence GTGACGACGGAGCGCCGCCGCCCAGAGTGCGAGCCCATCCCGGTGCCACATGCGGGCGAAGATCCCTCGCATAACGAGTGCGCCGATAAGTTCCCGCCGAACCGCTACCCCGGCAATGACGTACTCGTTGACGGCAAGCGCTTTGATGCGCTGCAAGTCGGCGTGCGTGTGCTGTGGGAGATCAAGACCCATCGATTTGACACGTACAACGCCTTCATCCGGCGGCAGACGATCCTGGAGCAAGTGCCGTTGTTGCAGGAAGAGCGAGACAAGGCGGAAGCATGTGGCTATGGCTTCGTCGTTGGGGTGAGCACCGAAGAGCACAAAGCCGCGCTGGAGGTGGAGGATCGCCTCCTCAATATCGTCGTCACGGGATGCAAACGATGA